From one Lolium rigidum isolate FL_2022 chromosome 4, APGP_CSIRO_Lrig_0.1, whole genome shotgun sequence genomic stretch:
- the LOC124708427 gene encoding epoxide hydrolase B-like, producing the protein MVQLIEHTQLPIRGLNLHVAQVGTGELGTVVFLHGFPEIWYSWRHQMQAVAAAGYRAIAPDSRGYGLSDQPEDEETPWEDLVADVLGILDALSIPKAFLVGKDFGTIPAYDFALRHPTRTRGVMCLGMPFSPVPFNFDGTMPEGFYPLRWRQPGRAEADFGRYSIRRVVRTIYVLFSGSEVPVAKEGQETMDLADDSTPLPEWFTEEDLDEYASLYEKSGFEYPIRMPYWSIDKMATQLDAKFEVPVFMVMGENDYAFKLPGFEAAVRGGMMNSFAPDLKVAFVPEGSHFVQEQFPEQVNDLLLGFLKDHP; encoded by the exons ATGGTGCAACTGATAGAGCACACCCAGCTCCCCATCCGCGGGCTCAACCTTCACGTTGCTCAAGTAGGAACAG GCGAGCTCGGAACGGTGGTGTTCTTGCACGGCTTCCCCGAGATATGGTACTCGTGGCGGCACCAGATGCaggccgtggccgccgccgggTACCGCGCCATTGCGCCGGACAGCCGCGGCTATGGGCTGTCTGACCAGCCGGAGGACGAGGAGACCCCCTGGGAAGACCTTGTAGCCGACGTACTCGGCATCCTCGACGCCCTCTCCATCCCCAAG GCGTTCTTGGTGGGCAAGGACTTCGGCACCATACCAGCCTACGACTTTGCGCTGCGGCACCCTACTCGCACCCGCGGTGTGATGTGCCTGGGCATGCCCTTCAGCCCTGTTCCCTTCAACTTCGACGGCACCATGCCGGAAGGCTTCTACCCACTCCGGTGGCGCCAGCCCGGAAGGGCGGAGGCCGACTTCGGGCGGTACAGCATCAGGCGTGTGGTGCGCACCATCTACGTGCTCTTCTCCGGCAGCGAGGTCCCGGTTGCGAAAGAAGGGCAGGAGACGATGGACCTCGCCGACGATTCCACGCCTCTGCCGGAGTGGTTCACCGAGGAGGACCTCGACGAGTATGCTTCGCTCTACGAGAAGTCCGGCTTCGAGTACCCGATCAGAATGCCGTACTG GTCTATAGATAAGATGGCAACCCAGTTGGATGCCAAGTTCGAGGTGCCGGTGTTCATGGTGATGGGGGAGAATGACTACGCCTTCAAGCTGCCGGGGTTTGAGGCCGCCGTGAGGGGCGGCATGATGAACAGCTTCGCGCCTGACCTGAAGGTCGCCTTCGTCCCGGAGGGGAGCCATTTCGTGCAGGAGCAGTTCCCGGAGCAGGTCAACGACCTCCTCCTCGGCTTCTTGAAGGACCACCCGTGA